Proteins encoded by one window of Melospiza georgiana isolate bMelGeo1 chromosome 18, bMelGeo1.pri, whole genome shotgun sequence:
- the FAM222A gene encoding protein FAM222A, with protein sequence MLACLQRTQNPPAQHLPCPNKALEPRKCETAPMHSPRYPSPAELDAYAQKVANSPLTIKIFPTNIRVPQHKHLNRTVNGYDTTGQRYSPYPLHAGGYQGLLAIVKASGKSVVKNSEGKRTKLSPAQVGVAPYPASSTLAQGPSCAGQLSYHGGQKQLEGPVPPNVTVAASVLPLAGRSLALPPSNLPSIQSIIYQINQQCQAQGAQPGCPAVVAAHPSPAKHGAFAPGYGGTVLPECRKGAELALGSNPAAALGPKAGVYPEGMDYLVWQQKQQQQQQHLRMYSGGSGGGGALSKSPETCAGASRPYGLGGAADKVSSSPLNCMHGNFAVGQYFAPPWNSILVTPNSDCYNPPELGAAPRELGVPPGEGLPSKTLCNTSILSSSLQSLEYLINDIHPPCIKEQMLGKGYETVSVPRLLDHQHAHIRLPVYR encoded by the coding sequence GCGAGACGGCCCCCATGCATTCCCCGCGCTACCCCAGCCCCGCCGAGCTGGACGCCTACGCACAGAAGGTGGCCAACAGCCCGCTGACCATCAAGATCTTCCCCACCAACATCAGGGTCCCCCAGCACAAGCACCTTAACCGGACGGTGAACGGCTACGACACCACGGGGCAGAGGTACAGCCCCTACCCGCTGCACGCCGGCGGCTaccaggggctgctggccatCGTCAAAGCCTCCGGCAAAAGCGTGGTGAAGAACTCGGAGGGGAAGCGGACTAAGCTCTCGCCCGCCCAGGTGGGCGTCGCTCCCTACCCCGCCTCAAGCACTTTAGCTCAAGGTCCCTCCTGCGCCGGGCAGCTGAGCTACCACGGCGGCCAGAAGCAGCTGGAGGGTCCCGTGCCCCCCAACGTGACGGTGGCGGCCTCGGTGCTGCCGCTGGCGGGCAGGAGCCTGGCGCTGCCGCCCTCCAACCTGCCCTCCATCCAGAGCATCATCTACCAGATCAATCAGCAGTGCCAGGCGCAGGGTGCCCAGCCCGGCTGCCCGGCCGTCGTGGCcgcccaccccagccctgccaagcaTGGCGCCTTCGCCCCCGGCTACGGCGGCACCGTGCTGCCCGAGTGCCGCAAGGGCGCCGAGCTGGCGCTGGGCTCCAACCCGGCCGCCGCCCTGGGACCCAAGGCGGGCGTGTACCCCGAGGGCATGGACTACCTGGTgtggcagcagaagcagcagcagcagcagcagcacctgcgaATGTACAgcgggggcagcggcggcggcggggcgctCAGCAAATCCCCCGAGACGTGCGCGGGCGCCTCGCGGCCCTACGGGCTGGGCGGCGCCGCCGACAAGGTGAGCTCGTCCCCCTTGAACTGCATGCACGGCAACTTCGCGGTGGGGCAGTACTTCGCTCCCCCCTGGAACAGCATCCTGGTGACCCCCAACAGCGACTGTTACAACCCGCCGGAGCTGGGGGCCGCGCCCCGCGAGCTGGGGGTGCCCCCGGGcgaggggctgcccagcaagACCCTCTGCAATACCTccatcctcagcagcagccttcAGTCCCTGGAGTATCTCATCAACGACATCCACCCGCCCTGCATCAAGGAGCAGATGCTGGGCAAGGGCTACGAGACCGTGTCTGTGCCAAGGCTCTTGGACCACCAGCACGCCCACATCCGCCTGCCCGTCTACAGATAA